A window of Sphingobacterium sp. SRCM116780 contains these coding sequences:
- a CDS encoding deoxyribodipyrimidine photo-lyase, with amino-acid sequence MEKRAALIWFRNDLRLHDNEVFLEASSKSSFIIPVFCFDPRYYAKNQYDFLNTNAIRAAFQLETVKALKEKLLSLGSDLMIYIGHPEDIIPRIAQKYQVDEVYHHREVAYRETSISERVETELWKSKINLKHIIGHTLYHKEDLPFPVRDIPNSFAIFKKKIERESFVRSVAAYPNNFMTPPHLEKTSLPTLEDLGYSPEETARVKNKFITGGEDLALEMMQTVLNDPRGSEHDYTLLSPFIALGSLSPIRLYHEIKKLENGKKNKRFDKLIDMLLWRDYFRFMLKKYPNVFFKEKGFKKEHIMSKNDQLLFDKWRFGETENDFVNQSMLLLQKTGYLPYFARIIVSSYLVQEYNINWLKGAYWFEQNIFDYTPASNYGNWSHIAGVGTSERENAPIDWQKLIQTHYPQGIQVPDEFLSQIN; translated from the coding sequence ATGGAAAAAAGGGCCGCACTGATTTGGTTTAGAAATGACTTGAGACTTCATGATAATGAAGTATTTTTAGAAGCGTCCTCAAAAAGTTCTTTCATCATTCCTGTCTTTTGTTTTGACCCTAGATATTATGCTAAAAATCAATATGATTTCTTAAATACTAATGCGATAAGAGCAGCTTTCCAATTAGAAACAGTAAAAGCTTTAAAAGAAAAACTATTATCATTAGGAAGTGATTTAATGATCTATATTGGGCATCCTGAGGATATCATTCCTCGTATTGCCCAAAAGTATCAGGTAGATGAGGTGTACCACCATCGTGAAGTTGCTTATCGAGAAACCTCTATTTCTGAGCGTGTTGAAACCGAACTATGGAAAAGTAAGATTAATTTAAAGCACATTATCGGACACACACTGTATCATAAAGAAGATCTTCCTTTTCCCGTTCGTGATATTCCAAATTCATTTGCAATTTTCAAAAAGAAAATAGAAAGAGAAAGTTTTGTAAGATCTGTGGCTGCCTATCCAAACAATTTCATGACTCCTCCACATTTGGAGAAAACATCCCTTCCAACTTTAGAAGACTTGGGATACAGTCCTGAAGAAACAGCACGTGTAAAAAATAAATTCATTACAGGTGGAGAAGATTTAGCCCTTGAAATGATGCAAACTGTTCTAAATGATCCTCGTGGCTCTGAACATGATTATACCTTATTATCTCCTTTTATTGCACTAGGTTCTTTATCTCCCATAAGACTTTATCATGAAATTAAGAAGCTGGAGAATGGCAAAAAGAACAAACGCTTTGATAAGCTTATCGATATGTTACTTTGGAGAGATTATTTTAGATTTATGCTAAAAAAATATCCAAATGTATTTTTTAAAGAAAAAGGATTTAAAAAAGAACACATCATGAGTAAAAATGATCAATTACTTTTTGATAAGTGGAGATTTGGAGAAACGGAGAATGATTTTGTCAATCAGAGCATGTTATTACTTCAAAAAACAGGATATCTACCTTATTTTGCTCGGATTATTGTTTCCAGCTATCTTGTTCAAGAATATAATATAAATTGGCTGAAGGGTGCCTACTGGTTTGAACAAAATATCTTCGATTATACCCCTGCTTCTAATTATGGAAATTGGTCTCATATTGCAGGTGTTGGCACCAGTGAACGAGAAAATGCACCCATAGATTGGCAAAAATTAATTCAGACCCATTACCCACAAGGTATTCAAGTACCAGATGAATTTTTGAGTCAAATAAATTAA
- a CDS encoding UbiD family decarboxylase, giving the protein MGYKSLTECVVDLEQHGHLIRIKEEVDPYLEMAAIHMRVFDVEGPALYFENIKGSNFPAVSNLFGTLDRAKFMFRDTLDHIKKLVDVKMDPSAVLKNPLKYISSSAVALGALPWKKQGNAPILYGKTTISKLPQIVNWPMDGGAFVTMPQVYTEDITKPGIMQANLGMYRIQLSGNDYIPDKEIGLHYQLHRGIGIHQQKANELGRPLKVSIFVGGPPSHPLSAVMPLPEGLSEMIFAGALGNRRFRYFYDKEGFCISADADFVITGTVYPNQTKPEGPFGDHIGYYSLTHPFPLMQVHNVYYKKNPIWSFTVVGRPPQEDTSFGNLIHEITGAAIPKEINGLKAVHAVDAAGVHPLLFAIGRESYTPYQKVDRPQEILTIANQALGKNQLSLAKYVFIAATEDNPELDIHDVSDFFTHMLERIDLSRDLHFHTNTTIDTLDYSGDGLNAGSKVVFAAAGSKKRVLNTEIPLGLSIPRPFNHIKMALPGILIVDGAVFTTYEQEEIILKNWCDAMKDINFEGIQMIVLADDAAYTAANENNFVWVTFTRSNPAYDIYGVRSFTQYKHWGCRGPVIIDARRKPHHAPDLIKDPAVEKRVDALGAKGGSLYGII; this is encoded by the coding sequence ATGGGATATAAAAGTTTAACGGAATGTGTTGTAGATTTAGAACAACATGGACATCTGATTCGGATCAAGGAAGAAGTAGATCCTTATCTGGAAATGGCAGCCATTCATATGCGTGTATTTGATGTAGAAGGCCCTGCTCTCTATTTTGAAAATATAAAAGGTTCGAACTTTCCTGCAGTCTCTAATCTTTTCGGAACATTGGATCGCGCTAAGTTTATGTTTAGAGATACCTTGGATCATATTAAAAAATTGGTTGACGTTAAAATGGATCCTTCCGCAGTTTTAAAAAATCCGTTGAAATATATCAGTTCTTCTGCCGTAGCTTTAGGTGCTTTACCTTGGAAGAAGCAGGGCAATGCTCCTATATTATATGGGAAAACAACAATAAGCAAATTGCCTCAAATTGTGAATTGGCCAATGGATGGGGGGGCTTTTGTGACCATGCCTCAAGTATATACGGAAGACATCACAAAACCTGGAATTATGCAAGCTAATTTAGGGATGTATCGTATTCAATTGTCTGGAAACGATTATATTCCAGATAAAGAAATTGGCTTACATTATCAATTACATCGTGGAATTGGTATTCATCAACAAAAGGCGAATGAATTAGGAAGACCTTTAAAAGTGAGCATTTTTGTTGGGGGGCCTCCTTCACATCCACTTTCTGCAGTGATGCCCTTACCTGAAGGGTTGTCAGAAATGATATTTGCAGGAGCACTAGGTAATCGTAGGTTTCGTTATTTTTATGACAAGGAAGGATTCTGCATTTCTGCAGATGCAGATTTTGTTATTACGGGAACTGTTTACCCAAACCAAACGAAGCCTGAAGGGCCCTTTGGAGATCATATTGGTTATTATAGTTTGACACACCCATTTCCATTGATGCAAGTACATAATGTGTATTATAAGAAAAATCCTATTTGGTCGTTTACTGTTGTGGGACGTCCCCCACAAGAGGATACTAGCTTTGGAAATTTAATTCATGAAATCACAGGTGCAGCAATACCAAAAGAAATCAATGGCTTAAAAGCTGTGCATGCGGTGGATGCAGCAGGTGTTCATCCCTTATTATTTGCCATTGGCAGAGAAAGCTACACTCCTTATCAAAAAGTAGATCGTCCTCAAGAGATTTTAACAATTGCCAATCAAGCGTTAGGAAAGAACCAATTGAGTTTGGCTAAATATGTATTCATTGCTGCTACGGAAGATAATCCAGAACTTGATATTCATGATGTTTCTGATTTCTTTACACATATGTTAGAACGGATTGATCTTTCTAGAGATCTACATTTTCATACCAACACGACGATAGATACATTGGATTATTCTGGAGATGGGTTAAACGCGGGATCTAAAGTTGTTTTTGCTGCTGCAGGTTCAAAGAAAAGGGTATTAAATACTGAAATTCCTTTAGGGTTATCTATTCCAAGGCCCTTTAATCATATTAAAATGGCATTACCTGGAATTCTGATTGTAGATGGTGCAGTTTTCACAACCTATGAACAAGAGGAAATCATATTGAAAAACTGGTGTGATGCGATGAAGGATATAAATTTTGAAGGTATTCAAATGATTGTGTTGGCTGATGATGCAGCCTATACTGCTGCAAATGAAAATAACTTTGTTTGGGTAACCTTTACCCGTTCAAATCCTGCATATGATATCTATGGTGTCCGTAGTTTTACGCAATATAAACATTGGGGATGTCGTGGACCTGTTATTATAGACGCCAGACGTAAGCCACACCATGCTCCAGATCTAATTAAAGATCCTGCTGTAGAGAAGCGTGTAGATGCCTTAGGTGCAAAAGGCGGATCATTGTATGGTATTATCTAA
- a CDS encoding SRPBCC domain-containing protein: MKIFFKNPLIATVLIEKPIYEIWQHWINSDSIKIWNIPFDHWHCPKVENDVRDGGAFFFRMESKDGKEGFDYSGVYSHILPLTYIESVGGDGRKNRVEFESVDNHTIIRETFEPDSETPLAIQQNFTDSVLKKFKDFMEQDNK; this comes from the coding sequence ATGAAAATTTTTTTTAAAAATCCACTGATAGCAACTGTTTTAATTGAAAAACCCATCTATGAAATATGGCAACATTGGATAAATTCTGATTCCATTAAAATTTGGAATATTCCATTTGATCATTGGCACTGTCCAAAAGTTGAAAATGATGTGAGAGATGGAGGAGCATTTTTTTTCAGAATGGAAAGCAAAGATGGAAAAGAAGGATTTGATTATTCAGGTGTTTATAGCCATATTCTTCCGTTAACGTATATTGAAAGTGTAGGTGGAGATGGAAGAAAAAATAGAGTAGAATTTGAATCGGTAGACAACCATACAATTATCCGGGAGACCTTTGAACCAGATTCAGAAACACCTTTAGCGATACAACAAAATTTTACGGACTCTGTATTAAAGAAGTTTAAAGATTTTATGGAACAAGATAATAAATGA